The Oryza sativa Japonica Group chromosome 11, ASM3414082v1 DNA window CAACCACGACGTGGCCAGGCCCACGTCGCACGGGTGGAGGAAGAGCCGGCTCTGCTCCTGGCTCACGCAAGCATCGAGCTACCTCCAGCGGCACCGGCCGCAGCAGCTTTCCTCCACCTTGATGAGCCGAAGGTACTCGTCTCCCTCTGCAACGGCTCCAGCAACGACAAAGCTGATGGGTGGTACCTCGACACCGGCGCCACCCATCACATGACCGGCCGACGGGAGTTCTTCACCGAGTTCGACTCCAGCGTCCGAGGCTCCATCAAGTTCGGGGACGCCTCCGGCGTGGAGATCAAGGGTGTTGGCTTcgtcaccttcaccgccaaGTCCGGTGAGCACAGGCTGCTCACCCGAGTCTACTACATCCTCGCGTTGAGGAATTCTATCATCAGCGTGGGACAACTGGATGAGAACGGCTCACGCGTGTTGGTCGAGGATGGACTCATGAGGATTTgggatcgccgtcgtcgccttcttgccaaggtaaccagaggcactaatcgactctacatcctcagcgcgcaggttgcacaaccagtttgcctcgccgctcgtcgggacgacgaggcgtggcagtggcacgagcgcttcgggcacctccacttcgaggccctgaagcagctCAGTGCCAAGGAGATGGTGTGAGGCATGCTGTGCCTTGACCACGTGGAGCAGCTCTGCGACGTCTGCGTGGTGacgaagcagcggcggctcccctttccccagCAGACGAGCTTCCGAGCCAACGAGCGGCTCGAGCTCGTGCACGGGGACAACGAGCGGCTCGAGCTCGTGCACGGGGACTTGTGTGGCCCAGTGACACCGGCCACACCAGGAGGACGACGTTACTTCCtgctgctcgtcgacgacctctcccgctacatgtgggtgatggtcctcggcagcaagggagaggctacggacgccatcaggcatgagcaggctgctgcagaggcggagtgcggccgcaagctgtgcgtgctgcgcaccgacaacggcggcgaattCACAGCGGCTGAATTCGCGTCGTACTGCGCTGATGAGGGCATTCAGCGCCACTACACCACGCCGTACAGCCCGCAGTAGAACGGCGTCGTCGAACGGCGCAACCAGACAGTTATGGGGATGGCTCGGGCCCTCCTCAAGCAGAGGGGGATGCCGGTCATCTtctggggggaggcggtggtgacggccgCCTACATCCTCAACCGCTCGCCTACCAAGGCCCTCGATGGCAGGACACCGTACGAGGCTTGGCATGGGCGCAAGCCGGCGGTCTCCCACCTGCGGGTCTTCGGCTGCCTCGCGTTCGCCAAGGAGCTTGGCCACATCGGCAATGGTCAGTATAGATATAGACATTCGTTGTCACATAGTACGAGCGATGTCTTAAGATTTAGAGAAAAACCTGGTTGATAGTTAGCTTCTGAGagtttctagttcattttctagatcCTATAGCTACATATTATTAGAATATAGACTGTTTTGGAAAAGCACGCTAGATACTCTAGGAGAAATTGCAGCTGTTAGAACCTTTTCCAAATAGGCTTCAAGCTGGAAGCTACTGTTTCTCTTTGATTTATTACCAGAAATATTTTCTTACTACATAGATTATTATTTGTCACTACCAGCCCGATGGTAAAGAACCTAAATAATTCATGCAAAGAAACAGATCCTGAAAATTGATTCCGGGGACCAAATCCAATGGGCTAATTAAGCGCTCAACCAATTCAGGATACACAACTCTGCAGGAACCATAACTCATGAATAGCAGAAATTAGTCAAGTCAATACACGCATCAAGTTAGTTTATTCGTTAGAGCAAGTATACTAGTGAGCTATAAGCGTACTATAAGCTTACGTGAAAGAGAGAGATAACAAAAAATCAAggatgttggctctcatgcaaaaaCTATCTTAACACAAGCTCCTAGGTAAATATACTAAATGTATAGGTGAGAGATAGAGACAAGATAAGAAAATtatagccaaccttatagctaatccattatatatgttggttttaaaatgggctaatagtaggaagtgaACTCTACCATTATCCTTGCTCTAGCATGGATTGAATTCTGAAGTAAAGGGGGAACTAGGCAACAGTGAAGCAAATGCTATAGTGTTGCTTGCATTGTGTCAACCTGTCCAAATTAATGAAAAGTTTGGAAGGAAAAAAGACTTATAAAACTAAAAACACAAGTAAAAACAGTAGTAAGCTTGTGCAGGTTGAGACTACATAGATATCAACTACTCTACATCATATTACATTTTTTTCCCCATTGCCATCCCAATTACAGGACTTGGCTATTTATGTCTCCTCTCCACACTGTTCAATTGGTCTTCTGAAAGATATATTCCCTAAAGTTAAGTTTAGTGTCAATGTGCCATATTATCTGCATCCAATCCAGCTTGCCTTGGCACCAACAGTTTGAACATCCTTACCTGTTGCTGGGACCAGGTTGTTCATTACGAATTTCAGTAATTACTAGTCCAGCCTGATGACCTATCACAACCCTGCATCAGTAGATTGTTTGCATTACGCAGGTTTCGCAATGGAGAGAAAGAACGTCTGGAATATCAACAAAGAATGAAGACCACATTCTGAGATGTCAACATATTACTAAAATTCATGTTTGCAGTCAAGcttatctttctttctttttttttgcagggaaaACTTCTTTTAATTTAGACTTGCAGAAGATGCAGCGAAGCAGTAACATGCTCAACCTCAAGATGAATAGCAGGGTCCTTTTTATCACTCACCGTTTTGAACCCTTCAAACAAACTATAGCGCCGACTTTTCCAAGTTCAAAGTCCAGTACACCCTCAAGCCTAGAAAATTATGAAAAACAATATCATTTCTGAAACTTCTCACACAGGAAAAGTTTTTGAACCGGcacatcctcctcgacgagCCGGCGCTTTTGCACATGAAAATTTGGCAAGATCACATCACAAGCCTAGAAGTTATGGATGGGCGCAGTTAATGTAGCAGCTTAGGAACTTACTTGAAGGTAATTGAGTTCCACAGACGAACTGTCTCATCATTAGAACCTGTAAGTAGGATTGGCAGGTCTGGATGGGAACAAACACAGGTAACACAATCCATATGCCCTATGAGTATTTGAACACAAGTCCTGCTCTTGCAGTCCCAGATCTGACTCAACAAGATGAAATAATTACAACGGCATTTCCACAAAAAATGATCAAGAGGTATGACAATACTCTTGCAATTAAAATGTCTTACCCTAGCCGTTTTGTCCAAAGAACCAGTTATTATGTATTGCTGATTTCCACGAGTGAAGTAATCGAAACAGCTCACTGCAGATCCATGCCCAAACAATGTGAATTCACGACGGGAAGAACGGAAATTCCAAACCTGCATTTGCCATATTATAGACTTTAATTCAAAAATTCTGTCTATCAAAATGATAGGAGGTAAAACCTCAGGCCTTCACTGCACCTGTACATTCATCATGGAAGCAGCCGCAAATTTGTATGAATCGTGCGGGTTAAATTTGATTCCATGTGCTAGGACACCTTGCATGTCAAACATCCTAATGCACTCCCAGCCCTTGTTCCAGTCCCACATCTTAATTGGGTCAAGCAAGCCGACCGACAGCACATAAGGCTCAGTTGGATGAACGTCCAAACAGGTGATGTTCCATGAATGAGCTTTGAATCTCTTCACTTGCTGTACAGGGGATTCGTATGTGTACACTCTTATGAAACCATCATGATATCCAACCACAAGCCATTGCTTCCGCGCAATCAACTTGGCTGCGCTAGCTGCAGTTTTGGAGTGATTGATATGTTAGCATTTGCTGTTACACCAGGGGTAAAGTCTATGGCTAGCAGTGAGTTAAGTCAGGTCAGGAAGCATGCCTCTTGGTCCAAATGAGCTTTGAAGCAGGTTCACTGTTTCCTGTGGACAAATATGTGGACCAACCTTAGTCCCAGAACATCCAACACCATTCAGTTTGCTAATTATAAGCATGGAGAAACTTACAATGAATTTCACTCGCATAGGCAAACATTACAATGTTACCACTAATTTTTAAGATTAAGAGAAGGTGGTTCTTTTTATATTCATTATATCATCGGTGGTAGTTATCCGATTTACATTGGGTGGTATACATATGGTAAATTCGGAACTAATTATTCTGAAATTTGTGTTACAACTGGGTTCAGTTTTAAGAAAATCAATTTATGCAGGGAGACATATTTAAAAGTAGAAATTGATAAGTATTAAAATGGGAAATGTGTTTAGTGTTAATTTGTATCTTTGGAACTTCCTAATGTACAGGTACCAAAAATTAACACTAAAAATAGTATATACAGCCCACTGGGAGTGGTCACTTACTTGTGTATCACAGTTCAGGATGTCGACTGAGCCAAAAATATTGCCTGTCAAAATCCTGCACACAAGAAATTTATTATGGTAAAAGCTGGTAACAGCTGTTTTGCATATGCtatgaaaggaaaagaaatgtATTAGGTGTTCATCACATACATATTCTGAAGTATCTAACCTTGATTTTGTGGGCTGTAACGACTATGATTATAGTATAACCTAACCACTAGATGAAGTAAAGAATTTTCAGCAGGAAAGAGACAAGCATAAAACACAATGATCGTTAAATCAGAATGTACTGAAGAACTAGGACTCCCTTTTTTTCATGTAAAAAGTCTAGAAAAAACTCATAATACCTAATCTTCACTAAAAGGAGCTTGAAAGCAAGTGGacaatttattttagaaaaatgtaGATTTTTTACAAAGTTTATTATTGTAAAGCTGGCCACCAGGTCATGACTAATGAGGCTTTTGAAGGGGGCTATTTTCTTTTCACGCTTTAAAATAAAATGGGATCATAGCAAGTAAAGTAAAGGATGATAAATTTATCGCTTTTAGAAATGCAAGAAAATCTTGGTTTCAATTATCACCATGAGAACATGTAGTTTGTCTCCTCAAACAAAAAGAGATGACAATTTCACGTACCATGGCTCAGTGGGATGCGCATCTATGGGAATGTCAGGATTTTCCATTGGAATGATCTGATCAAATGAAACAGCAACCAAAGTAGACAAAATTATAAGATATTTGTGAAAGGGTTTACCGATGTAACAAAAGTAAGCAATTGGCATGATTCCAACAGAATATAGAGATAAAATTTCACCTGATGCACCTCTCGgtcctcttctttctctttgaAAGAAGAACCGTTATGGTGATAAGCTTCTTGGTTTACTTGGGTGTCACTTAAGTTCAAATGGCTGGCCAACCTGCTCTCAAGGGTGATAAACTCGTCGCTGTATGAGGTTTGCTTCTCGCGGTGGTCGTTGACGAACCGGACCTCTGAGCCATGGCTTATCGGCAACTAAATGATATAGCCAATGTAGTCAATTAAAGAAGATTTACATGCAGCTAAAAAGTCTTTCAAATATAAATACATGTTCCTTTTTGAGTAAGTGGAAATACATGTATTGTAATGTGCAGCTATGAAACTATATACCCAACACTGCAGGTACATAAAAGAGCAATAATTAATAGGGTTCGACCATtataaaacatattaaattattgaaTAGCCTACTTCACATGATTAAAAACAGGGTTGATGTAGAAAACTTCAATTAATTTTACTTCTTTTTTGTGAAACTGCAATTAATTTTACATTTTTGATCCCCTAAAAGGATAATTGTCAACAAAATGCAATCCCAAAATACAGCGGAAGTGTTGTGAGACAGAAGGATGTTGATTCCTAGAAATCCCTAACATACAAGGAGAACATTCTGAAAATGACGATCACCCTAGACACTTAGATCATCTTTGTGGTATTGCTTTTGGTCGCGGACGTTTTTTCAGTTTCTTAAATTTGTTATGTTTGTATTTGGCTCCTGACGAGGGGGTTTTCTCCTCCGTtactttcttctcttcttagTGGAATGACGCGCAATTCTTTTGCTTGTTCGAGAATTAAAATAGTCATTCTTtaatatataaggaattttACAGAATAAATAAAGAACATGTCGCCGCTTCATTTACCAAAGTAAAATCATTCCACTTTATGCCTTTATGAAGAGCTTCGCActaggtttattttttaaaaaaaaaacatgccagTAACAATATTGATTACCTTGCCAATCATAGTTTCTGTCTCATTAATCTTATTGACGATATCCAAAATATTGGGTCTTTTGTGTCTATCAATCTCCACACATTTCAGAGCTATTTCAGTGCACGTCTTCACCTGTTGGCGATATGCTTCCAATGAGGAACCATTCCATGTTGCTTGTAACCTGACTGTCCAATTTCCTAGTACCTGCGAAATTAGAATGTAAAGCTAAACTATTAATATTCAATACAAAAGGAGTAGTTTTTCAGAGATGATCACTGATCCTGATAAAGACAAACAACATTTCTTACTAGATCAGTAAATTCTTGGGAAGACATTTCAGCACTTCTAGAGCGCCCTCTAGGTCCTGCAATTACGTTTAGCATTACAACACCCAAGCTGAATATGTCTAGCTTGTTTGAGAGTACATTCTTCTCTATGTATTCTGGCGGCAGGTATCCGCTGCATATGGACACATATGTAAGCGCATCCTTATTAGAAAAGGATTCAATCAAATAAGTAATTGAGCTTACACTGTCCCAATTGGAGTTTGTGTGACCCTTGTTTTCTCTTCGGTGAAGAGCTTGGACAATCCAAAATCCGCAAGTTTTGGCACCATGTTCTTGTCCAGCAATATATTGCCCGGTTTAAGATCCAAATGGTAAATAGGTGGCTTCAGTCCCTCGTGGAGATATTTTAAACCCTCACATGTCCCTTTAATAATTTTGAACCGTGTAGGCCAGTCAAGACCATGAAATTCGTCTGCAAAGATACAGAAAAGAGGTATCAACATAATAATAAACATAATCTAAATACCCaggattatttttttcttagcgTGCTAAGGAATATACTAGAACTGGAGAAACATCGTACCTGAAAGATGATTCTCAAGGCTTCCACCGGTTAAATACTCGAAGCAGAGCGCTCTATGTATTATTGCAGCAAAAACTATTCTTCCTTTGTACTCTGCGTATTTATGTTGTGTTTCATAGCAGTAGGCAACTAGCCGTACAATATTTGGATGCTCGAGCCTCATAAGGTTCTGAAATTCATTCTCGAATTGCTTATCGTCAAATCCTAGAGTATCATTATGAAGCATCTTCACTGCAATCTCTTTTCCATTTCTAAACTCTCCCTGTTAAGGATCTATTGTCAGTACTTAATACAGCTTGATTTAGCATTACTGGTGAAAACATTTGACAAGGATGAAATTGTAAAGCATGTCTTTATTTGCTTTGTAGTCACAGTATACTACAATTAAGTATCATGGACAATAAAAGGCGGGGCATGGTTAATTGCTCATCATAGTAATATAAGTATGTGCAAACATGTAGCGCATGCTTATTCTTTACAACCCATACAGTGCTTTGTCAAGTTATTCGCAATAAACAAATGATGCCCTCAACTTACCTTATAAACTGTTCCATATGCACCTTGACCAATTTTTCGCTCCTCGGAGAATCCATCTGTAATTTCTTCTAACAATCGGAATGTTATATCCGTTGGGTCCATAGTTGAATCTGGAGCTTGATGTCGGTGTCCTGGTTTATGCTAGTAAAGAAGGCCTTCTGCATGAGGACAATACAAAGTAAGTTACGCTGTTAAAGAGCAAGAAGTTGCTACTAGCTCTAGCACTCAACTCAACATCATCTGGCTCTTTTTTCTTGCCCTTTCATTGTTTTGCCTTTTGGGTTCCTGATATCATCCAGATTCAATCTTGCATTTTGAAGTTGCGAAGATGGACAAGTGATGAGAGAGCAGAAATTTCACCTGATTTTTGTAGAGAAAAAAATTCTGATTCACCATCTAAACAAATCATTATCAATTCAATTTTACCCCCACCGTCGCTCAACAAGTAAAAACTCTCAGAATAATTGAAATCGAAGGGTTGGTCCATCATGGCAATGgggtcaccactcaccacccATAAGCTCCTctcctcatcatcttcttcgctcatctttttctctttctttcttctcacCTTCCCCGGCTATGTCTCCTCAAGACGCGCCTCCACATCGGGCGACggggctgcgccgccgccccgcgtaGCGGCGTCGCCGCATCGGGAGCAGCGAATCCCGCACCAACCAACGAACCGTCCGCGCCGCCAAGTGGGCCACCGCCATCCTCTCCCCCTCGCCTTCTGCCGCGGCTTCGCCACCTCCCGGCCTCACCGGGAAGTCCGGCGATGCCATGGTGCGCGCGCAGCGCACTCAGCATCCGCGACCGCGAGGCCGAGCCCTAGCCGTCTGCAGGCGCGAGCGCCATGGAAGAGGAAAACGACGTTCGGGTGTGTTTGGCGCTACGAGTTGCCAGCTCCGACTCTTCATTTTCCACCCGCACACTTCCTAAACTATCAGATTATTAAATAGTGGTatactttttgtaaaaaaatataaaaattacttttaaaaatcatattaatctatatttttatttttttaat harbors:
- the LOC4350061 gene encoding uncharacterized protein isoform X2 translates to MDPTDITFRLLEEITDGFSEERKIGQGAYGTVYKGEFRNGKEIAVKMLHNDTLGFDDKQFENEFQNLMRLEHPNIVRLVAYCYETQHKYAEYKGRIVFAAIIHRALCFEYLTGGSLENHLSDEFHGLDWPTRFKIIKGTCEGLKYLHEGLKPPIYHLDLKPGNILLDKNMVPKLADFGLSKLFTEEKTRVTQTPIGTVGYLPPEYIEKNVLSNKLDIFSLGVVMLNVIAGPRGRSRSAEMSSQEFTDLVLGNWTVRLQATWNGSSLEAYRQQVKTCTEIALKCVEIDRHKRPNILDIVNKINETETMIGKLPISHGSEVRFVNDHREKQTSYSDEFITLESRLASHLNLSDTQVNQEAYHHNGSSFKEKEEDREVHQIIPMENPDIPIDAHPTEPWILTGNIFGSVDILNCDTQETVNLLQSSFGPRASAAKLIARKQWLVVGYHDGFIRVYTYESPVQQVKRFKAHSWNITCLDVHPTEPYVLSVGLLDPIKMWDWNKGWECIRMFDMQGVLAHGIKFNPHDSYKFAAASMMNVQVWNFRSSRREFTLFGHGSAVSCFDYFTRGNQQYIITGSLDKTARIWDCKSRTCVQILIGHMDCVTCVCSHPDLPILLTGSNDETVRLWNSITFKLEGVLDFELGKVGAIVCLKGSKRVVIGHQAGLVITEIRNEQPGPSNREYIFQKTN
- the LOC4350061 gene encoding uncharacterized protein isoform X1 — encoded protein: MSEEDDEERSLWVVSGDPIAMMDQPFDFNYSESFYLLSDEEITDGFSEERKIGQGAYGTVYKGEFRNGKEIAVKMLHNDTLGFDDKQFENEFQNLMRLEHPNIVRLVAYCYETQHKYAEYKGRIVFAAIIHRALCFEYLTGGSLENHLSDEFHGLDWPTRFKIIKGTCEGLKYLHEGLKPPIYHLDLKPGNILLDKNMVPKLADFGLSKLFTEEKTRVTQTPIGTVGYLPPEYIEKNVLSNKLDIFSLGVVMLNVIAGPRGRSRSAEMSSQEFTDLVLGNWTVRLQATWNGSSLEAYRQQVKTCTEIALKCVEIDRHKRPNILDIVNKINETETMIGKLPISHGSEVRFVNDHREKQTSYSDEFITLESRLASHLNLSDTQVNQEAYHHNGSSFKEKEEDREVHQIIPMENPDIPIDAHPTEPWILTGNIFGSVDILNCDTQETVNLLQSSFGPRASAAKLIARKQWLVVGYHDGFIRVYTYESPVQQVKRFKAHSWNITCLDVHPTEPYVLSVGLLDPIKMWDWNKGWECIRMFDMQGVLAHGIKFNPHDSYKFAAASMMNVQVWNFRSSRREFTLFGHGSAVSCFDYFTRGNQQYIITGSLDKTARIWDCKSRTCVQILIGHMDCVTCVCSHPDLPILLTGSNDETVRLWNSITFKLEGVLDFELGKVGAIVCLKGSKRVVIGHQAGLVITEIRNEQPGPSNREYIFQKTN